The DNA sequence TTTATTCTGGACGGTGGCTACAACCGTCGCCCAGCCCGCAATCTGATTCGAGACAAAGCCCAGCGTAATAATTACCAAGTATTTACTATTATCGTCCAAACCGACGAGCCAACCGCGCGCGGTCGAGCCACTCACCGTGACCACCGTTCGGCAGACGACCGATATAACCAATCGCTCAGTGCCGAGCAGTACGCGACTCAGCTCAAATCGTATCAATCCCCAGTCGTCGATAAAAATACTGTGGTTATTAGTGGTAAACATACATATTCGACCCAAGCTCGAATCGTGCTAAAGAAACTCGTCGAAGCCCAAAAACTCCCAGTTGCTGCTAGTACCAAGCCTAACATGCGCCCCGCATCCGCAGTGAGGTCATTTGGACCGTTTATTCAGTAGCCTGTCCGCTACCGCAAAAATTATCCACGACGATGAGTTCGGCGATATCCATATCAAGCGTACCAAAGGCGCCACGATCAGCGTTCGCCCTAAAACCGACGGTTCATTAGTCGCCAGTCTGCCATATTTTGTACCTGTCCGCGAAATCCAGCGTCTCATCAACGCCAATCGCGATCAGTTGCGAATTGCAAAACAGAAAACTTCTGGCGATAAAACGTATCGGGATGGGGACTTGATCGGCAAATCGCACCGTCTACACATCTCAACTGGGCCCCGAGAGATCGTCAAGACCAGAGGTCTCACCATTGAAATTACTCTCCGACCCGATACGCCGTCCGTCAAAGCTAGCCAGTTAATCAAAGACGGCGTTGCCAAGGCTCTGCGCAAAGAAGCCAAAGCGTATCTACCGCGCCGGCTGGCGTATCTGGCAATGCAAACTGGTTTTCGCTATGACCAGGTACGTTTCACGCACGCTAAATCACGCTGGGGTAGTTGTTCGTCAAACGGCACGATTTCGCTCAATATTATGCTGATGACCTTGCCAAACGAGCTGATAGATTACGTTTTGTTACATGAATTAACCCATACCAAATACATGAACCACAGCCCAGATTTTTGGCGAGCCCTAGAGGAGGTCTGTCCGGATGCCAAGCAAAAACGCCGTTTCATCAAACGCTACTCGCCTTATTTATAGCATTATAATAACTTTAGCGTTATAATAGGCAACAAATGGTGGGAAAGAAAATAATATCACTAACTATGCTCGCAATCGGCTATCTTATCGCCGCCGCCTTGACGCTGTCAAACGAAGTTCCGACCTGGATAGCTAGCATAATCTGGCTCGTTATTTTGACGATTACTGGGTCCATGTTGGCTCATCACGATCACACTAAACAAACCATGAAAAGCCAGTCTAGCGACCAACTCAAAACCCAGATAAGGGTCGAACGTCAGCGCATGGAAACCATCATCAACAGCATCAACGACGTTATCATGCATGTCAGCACCAGAGGAAACGTCAAGCTCTACAACGCGGCGGCGCTGGCCTTGCTTGACACGAACCAAGATATTAACGGTAAAAATGTCGACGATTTGCTGCATCTCATCGATGAAAACGGCGACAAGATCATGCTATCGGAATTTATCAGGGATAGCAAAGTCTTTCGCGAGCGTAACGACCTCTGTCATCAATATACCGATGGGCAAAAGATCAACGTTTTTCTATCAATTTCGCCAGTTCGCGGCATATTTGATGCTACCAAGGCTCGCTCCTCGATCACGGGCTTCATCCTCATCATGCGCGATATCACCAAACAAAAATCACTCGACGACGAACGCGACGAGTTCATTTCCGTTGTCAGCCACGAGCTACGTACGCCTGTCGCTATCACCGAAGGCACATTATCAAATCTAGAGTTTATATTGGCGAAAAATAATGCCGATAAAACACTAGTCGATAACGTCAAGCAAGCTCACCAACAGGTTTTGTTCTTGTCTCAAATGGTTAACGACCTATCGACGCTCAGCCGCGCCCAACGCGGTGTCAATATGGAGCCAGAATTGATCGATCTAAAGCTATTTATTGGCGAATTATACAACAAATATTTGCCCGAAGCGAAAACACATCAATTATCATTTGACATTGATAGCACCGCTACTGGCACTGTCTCGGTAGCGCGTATGGCCATAGAGGAAATCATGCAAAATCTGATCACCAACGCCATTAAATACACCAGAGAAGGCGGAGTGGTGATCGGTATCCGCAAAGTGAGCGGTGAGCATGCAGTTGAATTTTTTGTCCGTGACACTGGTATCGGCATCAGCAAGAGCGACCAAGCTCACGTTTTTCAGCGATTCTGGCGTAGTGAAGATTACAGAACACGCGAAACGAACGGTACTGGCCTCGGTCTTCACGTCGTCGAGCAGCTAGCCGCCACTATTCACACGCAAATCGAACTCAAATCACGCCTCAACCACGGCTCGACGTTTAGCTTCAAGCTGCCGTTAACAGATCAAACTAAAACTGAATAACGCTTATTTATTTAAGACGCCGCCGAAAATCAGATTCGCGATAAATGCGATCACCATAGTATGCAGATTAAACATCATAATAAATCCAGCACCGCAAATCCCCAGGGCGACTAGCTTGTAGCGTTGATAACTAGCTACGCCTGAACCCATGTTATCGGCAATTTGTTTATAAAATCGCAGAAACAAAACACCGGCTACGATCGTCAAAATACCGACAAAAAACCACATCCAGCTAAATTCGTACATAACGCTATTGTATACTAACGACCCAATCAGAGCAAATGCTAGATATTTTTTGCTTCTGGTGACGCGAGGCGGGGCAGGCCACATTCTGCAGCCCCGAAACTTCACGATTGACAGCATAGCTGTCATCGGAAGGTTTCCTTGCGAACTGCCACTGGCAGTTCTCACCCAAAATTGTTTTCGGTGGTGATTGACCGGAAAAATTTTAGGGGCGGACCGAGCGATAGGACCCGAGGAAAAAATATCAAAAAAAGCTATCCTTGACAAGAGATAGCTAGCTGCTGTATAATGTGGCTTGACAGTTTACGGAAAGTAAACTGGTTTTTTAGTTGAAGGAGAAAACAGGTGGCAAAGAAGGATAATAACAACGAAGGCTCGACCGTGGTTCGACGCGTCAAAGCCTCTAGCGACAAAGGCTCATCGCCTACATCGAGTAAATCAGACGACAAACAGGTCGTACGCAAGGTCAGCACAGCCAAACCGGCTAAAGCAGCGGCAAAAGCTCCGAAAAAGCCTGTCAAAAAGGCCAATCAATCTGCCAAATCTCAGTCTAAAAAACCAGTATTTATCCTATTTCGCCCCTTTGTCGCGCTAGGCCGTTATTTCCGCGACAGCTGGCGCGAGTTACGCCAGGTTCGCTGGACAAATCGCCGCGCGACCTGGGCACTAACCCTGGCCGTTATCCTATTTTCACTATTTTTCGCAGTCTTTATCATGTTATTTGACTGGCTATTCAACTATCTAATTCAGGAGGTGATACTGTAATGACAAAAGTTAAACGATACGATGACACGCGTGCTTGGTATGCGATCCATACCTACGCTGGTTACGAGGAGCAAGTCGCCGACCAGATCAAACAACGCATCGAAGGCGTTGATATGGCCGACAAGATCTTTGATGTTCTCGTGCCAAAGGAAAAAATGATCGTCATCAAAAATGGCAAACGCAAAGTCGTCGAGCAAAAGATTTTCCAGGGCTACGTGTTAGTTGAAATGAAGCTCAGCGAAGCCGCGTGGTTCATTATCCGCAACACTCCTGGCGTGACTGGCTTTGTCGGTGCTGGCACCAGCCCAACTCCAGTCTCATCCAAGGAAATCGCCAAAATCAAGAAACGTATGGGTGTGGCCGATCCAAAACACGATATCGATCTCCAGATCGGTGAAATTGTCAACATCACCGACGGTCCATTCAAAGGTTTTGATGGTAGTGTCAGTGAGATCGACCCTGTCAAAGGCAAAGTCAAAGTCCTCGTCAGTATGTTCGGTCGTGACACTAGTGTCGAGCTCGACGCTCTCCAGGTCAAAAAAGTTTAGTTGCTAATTAGTCTATAGTTTGTTATAATATACTAGTTACGCACCTTCAATAATGCTTCACTAATTTTGAAAGGTACAAAATGGCAAAGAAAATAATTGGTAATCTAAAACTACGTATTCCAGCTGGTCGTGCAACGGCCGGTCCTCCTGTTGGTTCAACGCTCGGTCAGTGGGGCCTCAATATGATGGATTTCATCAATCCATTCAACGACGCCACCAAAGATCTGATGGGTAAAGACGTTATCGTTCACATTCAGGTCTACGAAGATCGTACTTTCACCTGGAACAGCCTCGGTCAGCCAGTTGACGATATGATTCGCGAAAAAGCTGGTATCAAAAAGGGTAGCGGCAAGCCTCACACTGACAAAGTTGGCAAAATCACTCGTGCTCAGGCCGAGGAAATTGCCCAGGCAAAAATGGATCAGTTAAACGCTAACGACCTCGACGCCGCCGTCAAAGTTGTAGCAGGCACAGCTCGTTCGATGGGTGTCGAACTAGTCGACTAATCGTTATTGCAACAAAAAAATCGCCTCTGTTATCAGGGGCGTTTTTTGATATAGAAATAATTTCTCAGGAAAATTCACCTCCCTATCGTACTGTCTTTGACGATAGGGAGGGGGATCGTACTGTTTTTATCGGTGGCGTATCGTCTCCGCCATGCTGGCGCCAACGATGTAGGCTACGACACCCAGTACTACCACAACCCCGACCCACCAGCTAATGGCGAGGGTCGGATAGGCAACAAGCATGACGAACCACAACGAGTCCGTCTTATCGAGCGCGCCACCTTGCCGCCCGAATACGGCACTCAGGCCGATAATGCGGATAATCCGGCTCGGACTGGCAGTCACGAGCTCACCGGAGTCCTTGACCCCGAAGAGACGCTTGAGGCGCGACTCGAGCCAGTCGCCGATTTCGGCAAAGGGCGGCGCGATGATGAGAATCACGAGCCACTGTTTCCAGTTGGCCATGATTTGGTTACCGAGGCCGCCGAACTGCCAAGCCAAGGCCAGAGCCACAACACCAGCGACCGAGCCAAAGACCCAGCCCCAGGCGGCACCCGCAGCTGTCTTGTTCGGTGAATGGCGTGGAAACAGCTTCGTGCGGCCGAACCGCTTGCCGAAGATCTGGGCAGCGGCATTTTCCAGATAGACTGCGGCGACGATCACCATCGTCAGCCACAGTCCTTGCAACTCGACTACGAACATGGCCGCGGTGATACCGAGAGTCGTGATAATAGCCTGGGTCACCACGGCCAGCTCGGCGCCGGGCTTGACCAAACGACTCGGCCTGTATGCGAATGAGACTAGCTCCATCGCGCAGGCCATCGCGATGATGGCAATGAGGGCGAAGACCGCCATCTTGCCGAGGGCCACGATGACCAGTAAACCCACTGCGAGCAACAGCCCGCGGCCGGTCTTGCCATTAAAAAAGGTCGCCACTGCGACCACCGCCTTTCGGATTGGATAGGTACGGAACAGATAGATCCAAAACCGATAATAGCATGATTTTGACTATAATTCAATGTTTCCGTTGCGCGATTAGCTCTTATCTGGTATAATGACGACTACAAACAATTAATTTGTGGGAGGCCGATGAAAAGGCCGCTAGCACCACGAAAGGAGATGTATGGCAAAGACTAAACAAGAGCTTTTGAACGAGGCCGACAAACTAGGCCTCGAACTGAGCGTTAAAAACACCGTAGCTGAGATTCAGGCGGCTATTACTGAGGCGCAAAACCAGCTGGCTGCGGCTACGGAAACCGCCACTGACGACGAACATTTCGCGAAAGCCGGCAAACGTAGCGCCAAAGCTGCTGCCGAGACCGAGGAAAAAATCGCCAAAGAAGAGCGCAAAGCCGCTGGCGATACCACTCCACAGGATCCAGAGGCCGAAGTCGCCGACAAACGCGGTCCAGTTCCAGTAACTCGCCCACGTATCGAACGCCGCGGTAAAAACTACCGCAAACTAGCCGAGAAAGTCGACGCTAGCAAGCTCTACAGCCTATCTGAGGCCTTGAAACTTGCCGTCGAAACATCAGCTACCAAATTTGATGGTACGGTTGAAATCCATGCCCGACTCGGGGTTGATCCACGCCAGTCCGACCAAAATATCCGCTCGACCGTTAGCCTACCAAACGGCACCGGCAAAACCGTTCGTGTAGCTGCTTTTGTCGCTGAAGCTGACGCCAAAGCCGCCAAAGAGGCTGGTGCTGATCTCGTAGGCGAAGAAGCCATTACAGGCGCCCTAGACAAGGAAAACCTTGATTTCGACGTACTAGTCGCTACGCCACAACTGATGCCAAAACTCGGCAAATACGCACGATTGCTCGGACCACGCGGTTTGATGCCAAATCCAAAATCTGGTACCGTCTCGACCAACCCAAGCCAAGCCGTCAAAGAAGCCAAAGCCGGCAAAGTTGAATATCGTGTCGACAAACAGTCGATCGTTCACCTCGGCATCGGCAAAGTTTCGTTTGGCGCCGCTAAATTGGAGCAAAACGCTAACGTTTTCCTATCGAGTCTCAACTCGGTCAAACCAGCTAGTCTGAAAGGTTCATACATTCTCTCACTCGCCATTTCAACCACTATGGGTCCTGGCATCAAAGTAGAAAACGTATAAAATCTAGCTACAGCAAAAAGCTCGCCTCTAGGTCAGAGAGCGAGCTTTTTTGAATACAGGGTCTACTTAATTATGCTACAATAGTGACATAGATATAGAGGGGGAACTATGAAACAGTATTTAGCATTGCTGCAAGATATCAAGGACAACGGTACCGTCAAAACCGATCGCACCGGCACCGGCACAAAAAGTGTCTTTGGTCGCCAAGTTCGCTATAATCTCGCCGATGGTTTCCCGGCAGTCACCACCAAAAAGCTTTATTTTAACAGCGTGGTACACGAGCTGCTGTGGTTCCTAAAGGGCACCGGCAATATTGAATACCTGGCACAAAATAACGTTCATATTTGGGATGAATGGCCGTTCAAGGCGTATCTCGAGAAGAATCATCTGCCAATTCCTGAAGTGAACTCCGACGAGTGGAAGACACAGATGAAAGACTTCATCCAGAAGATCGCGACCGATCACGACTTTGCCGAAAAATGGGGCGACCTCGGCCCTGTTTACGGCGTGCAGTGGCGCAAATGGCCTGATGGTAAAGGCGGCGATATTGATCAGATTGCAAATGTCATTGACATGATCAAAAATACGCCAGACAGCCGCCGTATTATCGTTAGTGCCTGGAACGTTGCCGAAATGCCCGAAATCGTCCATATCGGCGGCCTGCCGCCATGTCACAGCCTCTTCCAGTTCAATGTTGCAAACGGCAAGCTCGACCTACATCTCTACCAGCGTAGCGCCGACACCTTCCTAGGCGTGCCGTTCAACATCGCCAGCTACTCGCTGCTCCTCGCTATGATCGCGCAGGTCACTGGGCTAGAACAAGGCGAATTCGTTCACACACTGGCCGATACGCATCTGTACCTGAACCACATGGAACAAGTCGATGAACAGCTCTCACGTACTCCGCGCGAACTACCCAAACTCTGGCTCAACCCTGACATTAAAAATATCGACGATTTTACCTTTGATGATATAAAACTCGAAAACTACGGCCCATACCCGCCGATCAAAGCGCCTATTGCCGTTTAGCCACGTATAGGCTCGTACTCGACGAAGGTGTAACCATACTTATTCTTTTCGTCCGCATCGTGGTGGTCGCGCGATACTTCACGCCAGGCTTCAGGAGCGATCTGCGGGAAATGAACGGTGGCATTCGGGAATTCGGCATCAACGTAGGTGATGTAGAGCTTGTCCATATCATCCAGCGCCTGCGTGTATATCTGCCCGCCGCCAATTATATAGATGTTCTCGCGCGAAGCCTTAGCGTACGCCTCTTCGAGGCTGGCGACGCAGATGATCCCATCAGTCTCAAACGGCGTTCGTGTCACGACGATATTCTCACGGCCGGGTAGCGCACGCCCGATTGACGCGTAGGTTCTCCGGCCCATAATCACCGTCCCGCCAGCAGTAATATACTTAAAATGCTGTAGATCGGTCGGTAAATCACGCTGCCATAGTAAATCATTATCAGCGCCAATCCCGTTCATACGGTCCATAGCTACGATGATTGCTTTCATGTTTCTATTTTATCATGCTATAATATCCGGGAAATGGGAGTTTATAGCAATACTGATATCAAAGAGGCGCTTCGCGACGGCACAATTGTGTGTACGCCACTCCATGACGCCGCCATAGCCGAAGCCAGTCTAGACGTGACGCTCGGCTATCATTTTTACAAACAGGAATTTAGAGATGACGATCGGATTTATAATCCATTCGACCCATCAGAGGTAGAACGTTATTTCAAAGGTCCACTCATTGCCAAATCCCACCTAGAATGGGTGAGGGAAAAGGGCATCAACTCTTTTGCAAATATTCCTGATGATCATCCAATCATCGTACTGGCACCTGGCGAACGCATCCTAGCTCATACTCACGAATTTGTCGGTATCCGCGCAAATGGTGGCGCCTGCGAGATTAAATCGCGCTCAACCTGGGGTCGAAATGGCGTAGCGGTCTGTTTTGACGCCGGCTGGATCGATCCAGGCTATATCAACCGTATCACACTCGAAATCTACAACCTGAATCAGCACGAGAGCGTTGTTTTGCCAGTCGGCGAACGTATTGCCCAGATTATTTTCCATCACTCCGATAATGTCGAAGGCAGCTACGAACAAGGTCGCGACGGCGTCAGCGGCAAATACCAAACGAGTAGCAACCTCGACGAATTGATTCGCGATTGGCGCCCAGAGCAAATGCTGCCACGCGCCTACAAAGATAATCGAACCTTGCCAACTGTTATTGATGGACTTGCCGAAGGGCTAAAATGACCAAGTTTATCGTCATTGAGGGCATCGACGGTACAGGCAAAAAGACTCAACAAGATCTACTCGTAACCTATATTCGCGAACAACTACACGCACCAGTGCTGGAGCTAGATTTTCCGCAAT is a window from the Candidatus Saccharibacteria bacterium genome containing:
- a CDS encoding ATP-binding protein — translated: MRDSAETTPTSKPTIVQVVGPAGAGKSFFARRFSKTFGAPLVSRDRLRWTLFAHHTYSEDEESIVSQVSDVMVDELIKTGKLFILDGGYNRRPARNLIRDKAQRNNYQVFTIIVQTDEPTARGRATHRDHRSADDRYNQSLSAEQYATQLKSYQSPVVDKNTVVISGKHTYSTQARIVLKKLVEAQKLPVAASTKPNMRPASAVRSFGPFIQ
- the nusG gene encoding transcription termination/antitermination factor NusG, which encodes MTKVKRYDDTRAWYAIHTYAGYEEQVADQIKQRIEGVDMADKIFDVLVPKEKMIVIKNGKRKVVEQKIFQGYVLVEMKLSEAAWFIIRNTPGVTGFVGAGTSPTPVSSKEIAKIKKRMGVADPKHDIDLQIGEIVNITDGPFKGFDGSVSEIDPVKGKVKVLVSMFGRDTSVELDALQVKKV
- the dcd gene encoding dCTP deaminase, whose translation is MGVYSNTDIKEALRDGTIVCTPLHDAAIAEASLDVTLGYHFYKQEFRDDDRIYNPFDPSEVERYFKGPLIAKSHLEWVREKGINSFANIPDDHPIIVLAPGERILAHTHEFVGIRANGGACEIKSRSTWGRNGVAVCFDAGWIDPGYINRITLEIYNLNQHESVVLPVGERIAQIIFHHSDNVEGSYEQGRDGVSGKYQTSSNLDELIRDWRPEQMLPRAYKDNRTLPTVIDGLAEGLK
- a CDS encoding dihydrofolate reductase; amino-acid sequence: MKAIIVAMDRMNGIGADNDLLWQRDLPTDLQHFKYITAGGTVIMGRRTYASIGRALPGRENIVVTRTPFETDGIICVASLEEAYAKASRENIYIIGGGQIYTQALDDMDKLYITYVDAEFPNATVHFPQIAPEAWREVSRDHHDADEKNKYGYTFVEYEPIRG
- a CDS encoding thymidylate synthase — its product is MKQYLALLQDIKDNGTVKTDRTGTGTKSVFGRQVRYNLADGFPAVTTKKLYFNSVVHELLWFLKGTGNIEYLAQNNVHIWDEWPFKAYLEKNHLPIPEVNSDEWKTQMKDFIQKIATDHDFAEKWGDLGPVYGVQWRKWPDGKGGDIDQIANVIDMIKNTPDSRRIIVSAWNVAEMPEIVHIGGLPPCHSLFQFNVANGKLDLHLYQRSADTFLGVPFNIASYSLLLAMIAQVTGLEQGEFVHTLADTHLYLNHMEQVDEQLSRTPRELPKLWLNPDIKNIDDFTFDDIKLENYGPYPPIKAPIAV
- the secE gene encoding preprotein translocase subunit SecE, whose translation is MAKKDNNNEGSTVVRRVKASSDKGSSPTSSKSDDKQVVRKVSTAKPAKAAAKAPKKPVKKANQSAKSQSKKPVFILFRPFVALGRYFRDSWRELRQVRWTNRRATWALTLAVILFSLFFAVFIMLFDWLFNYLIQEVIL
- a CDS encoding PAS domain-containing protein, whose amino-acid sequence is MVGKKIISLTMLAIGYLIAAALTLSNEVPTWIASIIWLVILTITGSMLAHHDHTKQTMKSQSSDQLKTQIRVERQRMETIINSINDVIMHVSTRGNVKLYNAAALALLDTNQDINGKNVDDLLHLIDENGDKIMLSEFIRDSKVFRERNDLCHQYTDGQKINVFLSISPVRGIFDATKARSSITGFILIMRDITKQKSLDDERDEFISVVSHELRTPVAITEGTLSNLEFILAKNNADKTLVDNVKQAHQQVLFLSQMVNDLSTLSRAQRGVNMEPELIDLKLFIGELYNKYLPEAKTHQLSFDIDSTATGTVSVARMAIEEIMQNLITNAIKYTREGGVVIGIRKVSGEHAVEFFVRDTGIGISKSDQAHVFQRFWRSEDYRTRETNGTGLGLHVVEQLAATIHTQIELKSRLNHGSTFSFKLPLTDQTKTE
- a CDS encoding phosphatidate cytidylyltransferase — translated: MATFFNGKTGRGLLLAVGLLVIVALGKMAVFALIAIIAMACAMELVSFAYRPSRLVKPGAELAVVTQAIITTLGITAAMFVVELQGLWLTMVIVAAVYLENAAAQIFGKRFGRTKLFPRHSPNKTAAGAAWGWVFGSVAGVVALALAWQFGGLGNQIMANWKQWLVILIIAPPFAEIGDWLESRLKRLFGVKDSGELVTASPSRIIRIIGLSAVFGRQGGALDKTDSLWFVMLVAYPTLAISWWVGVVVVLGVVAYIVGASMAETIRHR
- a CDS encoding M48 family metallopeptidase, with the translated sequence MDRLFSSLSATAKIIHDDEFGDIHIKRTKGATISVRPKTDGSLVASLPYFVPVREIQRLINANRDQLRIAKQKTSGDKTYRDGDLIGKSHRLHISTGPREIVKTRGLTIEITLRPDTPSVKASQLIKDGVAKALRKEAKAYLPRRLAYLAMQTGFRYDQVRFTHAKSRWGSCSSNGTISLNIMLMTLPNELIDYVLLHELTHTKYMNHSPDFWRALEEVCPDAKQKRRFIKRYSPYL
- a CDS encoding 50S ribosomal protein L1, translating into MERRGKNYRKLAEKVDASKLYSLSEALKLAVETSATKFDGTVEIHARLGVDPRQSDQNIRSTVSLPNGTGKTVRVAAFVAEADAKAAKEAGADLVGEEAITGALDKENLDFDVLVATPQLMPKLGKYARLLGPRGLMPNPKSGTVSTNPSQAVKEAKAGKVEYRVDKQSIVHLGIGKVSFGAAKLEQNANVFLSSLNSVKPASLKGSYILSLAISTTMGPGIKVENV
- the rplK gene encoding 50S ribosomal protein L11 encodes the protein MAKKIIGNLKLRIPAGRATAGPPVGSTLGQWGLNMMDFINPFNDATKDLMGKDVIVHIQVYEDRTFTWNSLGQPVDDMIREKAGIKKGSGKPHTDKVGKITRAQAEEIAQAKMDQLNANDLDAAVKVVAGTARSMGVELVD